A region of Impatiens glandulifera unplaced genomic scaffold, dImpGla2.1, whole genome shotgun sequence DNA encodes the following proteins:
- the LOC124917831 gene encoding UDP-glycosyltransferase 73C4-like yields MAVSSSSSHETPLHIVFVPMLAPGHFIPMIDLAKLIATRGVKATVFITPVISARYGQSLRPESDSIPIRFIEIPFLSGEVGLPEGCETVDTLSFTLWSNFQSALSKWQTSVEHFIKEIEPFPTCMISDRYIPQIAVNAERLGLRRFIFDGMGCLSILIAYEIQTSKIHKTVEESEPFMLPGLPDIGLTRKQLPIHVRSNSPSMTEYREQMRAADSRACGILINSFDELEPDYITELRKLHQNRAWCVGPMSLHNKEKSEVARRGNKSSIDENECLKWLDNQESGSVIYSCLGSMSNIAPQQIAELGLALEASNRPFIWVLRKTETKADIEKWLSENKFVERTLGRGLVIWGWAPQVLILSHKAVGAFLMHCGWNSVMEGICSGIPMITWPNGGEQFFNEKLVSQILGIGVSVGPKSLLSVFPSEQTEVQIKSETILEAIEKVMSGDHQGLQRRKLVRELAEAAKKSSEKGGSSHRNIALFLQYIATNQNHA; encoded by the coding sequence ATGgcagtttcttcttcttcttcccatgAAACCCCACTTCACATAGTTTTTGTTCCCATGTTAGCGCCAGGCCATTTCATCCCCATGATAGATTTGGCTAAGCTGATAGCTACGCGTGGCGTCAAAGCCACCGTCTTCATCACTCCAGTTATCTCCGCCAGATACGGCCAATCCCTTCGGCCGGAATCCGATTCAATCCCCATCCGTTTCATCGAAATACCTTTTCTGAGCGGCGAAGTCGGCCTGCCGGAAGGCTGCGAAACTGTGGACACACTCTCGTTTACACTCTGGTCCAATTTTCAGTCTGCACTCAGTAAATGGCAGACTTCAGTGGAGCATTTCATCAAAGAGATAGAGCCCTTCCCAACTTGCATGATATCCGACAGGTATATTCCTCAAATCGCCGTAAATGCAGAGAGGTTAGGTCTCCGGAGATTCATCTTTGACGGAATGGGTTGTTTAAGTATTTTAATCGCTTATGAAATTCAGACATCTAAAATTCACaaaactgttgaagaatcagaACCCTTTATGTTACCTGGTTTGCCTGATATTGGGTTAACAAGAAAACAGCTGCCCATTCATGTTCGTTCGAATTCACCGTCGATGACAGAATATCGAGAACAAATGAGAGCCGCCGACAGTCGCGCTTGCGGGATTCTAATCAACAGCTTCGATGAGTTAGAACCAGATTACATCACGGAATTACGAAAATTGCACCAAAACCGAGCGTGGTGCGTTGGACCCATGTCCCTCCACAACAAGGAGAAGTCGGAGGTGGCGAGAAGAGGAAACAAGTCATCAATCGACGAAAACGAATGTCTGAAATGGCTCGATAATCAAGAATCAGGGTCCGTAATCTACTCCTGTCTAGGGAGCATGAGCAATATCGCTCCGCAACAGATTGCTGAGCTGGGCCTAGCCCTGGAGGCGTCGAATCGTCCATTCATCTGGGTGCTGAGAAAAACCGAGACGAAGGCGGATATAGAGAAATGGTTATCGGAAAACAAGTTCGTAGAAAGGACACTTGGGAGAGGCCTTGTGATATGGGGATGGGCACCGCAAGTACTTATTCTGTCTCATAAGGCTGTCGGTGCTTTTCTGATGCACTGCGGTTGGAATTCGGTTATGGAAGGGATATGTTCGGGAATTCCGATGATAACCTGGCCTAACGGTGGCGAACAGTTTTTTAATGAGAAGTTGGTTTCGCAGATTTTAGGAATCGGTGTGAGTGTTGGACCCAAGTCGCTCCTTAGTGTTTTCCCCTCGGAGCAAACTGAGGTTCAAATAAAAAGTGAGACAATTTTGGAGGCCATCGAAAAGGTGATGAGCGGAGACCACCAAGGACTTCAGAGGAGGAAACTGGTTAGAGAGTTGGCTGAGGCGGCCAAGAAATCCTCGGAAAAAGGAGGTTCGTCTCACCGGAACATCGCTCTCTTCCTCCAATATATAGCCACCAACCAAAATCAtgcttaa